From Amycolatopsis sp. cg9, one genomic window encodes:
- a CDS encoding MFS transporter produces the protein MTLLARLDRLPLSRPHYKLLLIGGLGYTFDGMDSAVVAFLLPSAKAAWGLDNGQLGLIGSATPFGFLFGAIAAGLLGDRIGRKKVMMYALAFYALFSVIASFSPDYEVFLGARVLAGAGAGAESAIIAPFLSEFVPAKRRGWFVGALAGFFSFGFVAAALIGRFVVPSFDEGWRVAQLVTALPIVMLLWWRRSLPESPRFLLAQGRSAEAETVVAKIERDVERATGTPLPPVPPADAQPATETPKVNLFSALKFLWSPAMRRRTAVIWTVWFVITFSYYGFFSWIPTLLVERGITVTKSFEFSIIIYLAQVPGYFSAAWLSERLDRKHTIALYLAGSAVSAFWLSQTSAPWSITLAGAVLSFFLNGTYAGVYSYTPEVFPTWIRASGTGLSSAFGRVGSILAPTIIGLSAASLGFAGVFGLTTAVLAAGVLCVLVFGLSTAGRSLEELTEHGAQKAAAKELTK, from the coding sequence ATGACCCTGCTGGCGCGACTGGATCGGCTCCCGCTGAGCCGGCCCCACTACAAGCTGCTGCTCATCGGCGGGCTCGGCTACACGTTCGACGGCATGGACTCGGCGGTCGTCGCCTTCCTGCTGCCCAGCGCCAAGGCGGCGTGGGGCCTCGACAACGGCCAGCTCGGCCTGATCGGCTCCGCGACCCCGTTCGGCTTCCTCTTCGGCGCGATCGCGGCCGGCCTGCTCGGCGACCGCATCGGCCGCAAGAAGGTCATGATGTACGCGCTGGCGTTCTACGCGCTGTTCTCCGTCATCGCGTCCTTCTCGCCCGACTACGAAGTCTTCCTGGGCGCCCGCGTGCTGGCCGGCGCCGGCGCGGGCGCGGAAAGCGCGATCATCGCGCCGTTCCTGTCCGAGTTCGTCCCGGCCAAGCGGCGCGGCTGGTTCGTCGGCGCGCTCGCCGGGTTTTTCTCCTTCGGGTTCGTGGCGGCCGCGCTGATCGGGCGGTTCGTCGTGCCGTCGTTCGACGAAGGCTGGCGCGTCGCGCAGCTCGTCACCGCGCTGCCGATCGTGATGCTGCTGTGGTGGCGGCGATCCCTGCCCGAATCGCCGCGGTTCCTGCTCGCGCAAGGGCGGTCGGCCGAGGCCGAGACCGTCGTCGCCAAGATCGAGCGCGACGTCGAACGCGCCACCGGAACGCCCCTGCCGCCAGTGCCGCCGGCCGACGCGCAGCCCGCGACCGAGACGCCGAAGGTCAACCTGTTCAGCGCGCTGAAGTTCCTGTGGAGCCCCGCGATGCGGCGCCGGACGGCGGTGATCTGGACCGTCTGGTTCGTGATCACGTTCTCCTACTACGGTTTCTTCTCGTGGATCCCGACGCTGCTCGTGGAGCGCGGCATCACGGTGACGAAGAGCTTCGAGTTCTCGATCATCATCTACCTGGCCCAGGTGCCCGGGTACTTCTCGGCCGCGTGGCTGTCCGAACGGCTCGACCGCAAGCACACGATCGCGCTGTACCTCGCGGGTTCGGCCGTGAGCGCGTTCTGGCTGAGCCAGACGAGCGCCCCGTGGTCGATCACCCTCGCCGGCGCGGTGCTGTCGTTCTTCCTCAACGGCACCTACGCCGGGGTGTACTCCTACACGCCCGAGGTGTTCCCGACCTGGATCCGGGCCAGCGGCACCGGCCTGTCCAGCGCGTTCGGCCGGGTCGGCAGCATCCTGGCGCCGACGATCATCGGCCTGTCCGCGGCGAGCCTCGGGTTCGCCGGCGTCTTCGGCCTGACGACGGCGGTGCTGGCGGCCGGCGTGCTCTGCGTGCTCGTCTTCGGCCTGTCCACCGCGGGCCGTTCCCTGGAAGAACTGACCGAACACGGCGCGCAGAAGGCCGCCGCGAAGGAGCTGACGAAGTGA
- a CDS encoding MurR/RpiR family transcriptional regulator: MAETDDGFEAWLRDRLPARGLRPKSAAVLEVLVSQPRRASFGSTAELAQLAGVNVATVTRTAQALGFAGWPALQQELRARYMSSLSAPQVAEEHRGVGSPGSASLRRDLDSLALLNRRFDEEVLREVAQAIGAARRTVVIADGSYAAVGIAMAHNARLAGYDVHAVTAGDAELANQTAKLTGDDVLVAISFWRLYESTVQAANEAKSRGARVFAITDAASPALADAAEHVLMVPAEGVTFFPSLTAGMALAQAIVAQLAAVDPVRTSESIEAAEAMWSRFDLLHRRPSAKSG, translated from the coding sequence GTGGCGGAGACGGACGACGGTTTCGAAGCGTGGCTGCGGGACCGGCTGCCCGCGCGGGGGCTGCGGCCGAAGTCGGCCGCGGTGCTGGAGGTGCTGGTCTCCCAGCCGCGGCGGGCGTCGTTCGGCTCGACGGCCGAGCTGGCGCAGCTCGCCGGCGTCAACGTCGCGACCGTGACACGCACGGCGCAGGCGCTCGGCTTCGCCGGGTGGCCGGCGCTGCAGCAGGAGCTGCGGGCGCGGTACATGTCGTCGCTGAGCGCGCCGCAGGTCGCCGAGGAGCACCGCGGTGTCGGCTCGCCGGGGTCGGCGTCCCTGCGCCGCGACCTCGACAGCCTGGCCCTGCTGAACCGCCGGTTCGACGAAGAGGTGCTGCGCGAGGTCGCCCAGGCGATCGGCGCCGCGCGCCGCACGGTGGTCATCGCCGACGGCAGCTACGCGGCGGTCGGGATCGCGATGGCGCATAACGCGCGCCTGGCCGGCTACGACGTCCACGCGGTGACGGCGGGCGACGCGGAACTCGCCAACCAGACCGCGAAGCTGACGGGCGACGACGTGCTGGTGGCGATCAGCTTCTGGCGCCTGTACGAGAGCACGGTCCAGGCGGCGAACGAGGCGAAGAGCCGCGGCGCGCGCGTCTTCGCCATCACGGACGCGGCCAGCCCGGCGCTCGCCGACGCGGCCGAACACGTGCTGATGGTGCCCGCGGAGGGCGTGACGTTCTTCCCGTCGCTGACCGCGGGCATGGCGCTGGCCCAGGCGATCGTCGCCCAGCTCGCGGCGGTCGACCCGGTCCGCACGAGCGAGTCGATCGAGGCGGCGGAGGCCATGTGGTCGCGGTTCGACCTGCTGCACCGGCGGCCGTCCGCCAAATCGGGGTAG
- a CDS encoding decarboxylase: MDLGLLYPTRGCGEDDFAELCRRLDPAIGLGFAYPEWGAPADEPDPAAAVREIGSPARLTRAADRFPATPDVVSWACSSCSFTRGLDGAREQAAALAAHLGVPASSTSLAYLAALERLAAGRVALASVYHPDLTALFAAFLVEAGVETVHAVSADAGSDRALAAWGPERIVELAEAADHGEAQVVLVPETALHTTPLLAELEARLGKPVLTATAVTVWDALDRLGEEPVQDGLGTLFRGAAGRRRPSSSAS; encoded by the coding sequence GTGGACCTCGGACTGCTGTACCCGACCCGCGGCTGCGGCGAAGACGACTTCGCCGAGCTGTGCCGCCGGCTCGACCCGGCCATCGGTCTCGGTTTCGCCTACCCGGAGTGGGGTGCGCCCGCCGACGAGCCGGACCCGGCCGCGGCCGTGCGGGAAATCGGCTCGCCCGCCCGCCTCACCCGGGCCGCCGACCGGTTCCCGGCCACCCCGGACGTCGTCAGCTGGGCCTGCTCCAGCTGCAGCTTCACCCGCGGCCTCGACGGCGCCCGCGAGCAGGCCGCGGCGCTCGCCGCGCACCTCGGGGTCCCGGCGAGCAGCACCTCGCTCGCCTACCTCGCCGCGCTCGAACGGCTGGCCGCCGGCCGTGTCGCGCTCGCCTCCGTCTACCACCCGGACCTGACCGCGCTCTTCGCCGCGTTCCTCGTCGAAGCGGGCGTCGAGACGGTGCACGCCGTCTCGGCCGACGCGGGCTCGGACCGCGCGCTCGCGGCGTGGGGTCCGGAGCGGATCGTCGAGCTGGCCGAAGCCGCCGATCACGGAGAAGCGCAGGTCGTGCTCGTCCCCGAGACCGCCCTGCACACCACGCCGCTGCTCGCCGAGCTGGAGGCGCGGCTGGGCAAGCCAGTGCTGACGGCCACCGCCGTCACCGTCTGGGACGCGCTGGACCGGCTCGGTGAGGAGCCGGTCCAGGACGGTCTCGGGACGTTGTTCAGGGGCGCGGCGGGGCGCCGTCGGCCGAGCTCATCCGCCTCGTGA
- a CDS encoding ANTAR domain-containing response regulator → MAERVDELNAVLADLVGVLESVSDTPGLLDAVCGEAVRVVPDADLASIMVVRDGVTQTAAFTDERARRIDDVQYAAADGPGLVAALTGEVVRVTVGEAGEQWPEFVAAAKEIGVGSYLAVPLRVDDTLVGAITLFGFGAHGYHEFDTKVLRLFTLCVETVLRLTRRYREARRLADELRNAMETRAVIEQAKGMLMLIHRVNEDAAMQRLIVESQHTNIKLRDVAARFTRRMSSADGAPPRP, encoded by the coding sequence ATGGCGGAGCGGGTGGACGAGCTGAACGCCGTCCTCGCCGATCTCGTCGGGGTCCTCGAATCGGTGTCCGACACGCCCGGGCTGCTCGACGCGGTCTGCGGCGAGGCGGTCCGGGTGGTGCCCGACGCGGACCTGGCCAGCATCATGGTGGTCCGCGACGGTGTGACGCAGACGGCGGCCTTCACCGACGAGCGTGCCCGCCGCATCGACGACGTGCAGTACGCGGCGGCCGACGGTCCCGGCCTGGTCGCCGCGCTGACCGGCGAGGTCGTGCGGGTGACGGTCGGCGAAGCGGGCGAGCAGTGGCCCGAGTTCGTGGCCGCGGCGAAGGAAATCGGTGTCGGCAGCTACCTGGCGGTCCCGCTGCGCGTGGACGACACGCTGGTCGGCGCGATCACGCTGTTCGGCTTCGGCGCCCACGGCTACCACGAGTTCGACACGAAGGTGCTGCGCCTGTTCACGTTGTGCGTGGAGACGGTCCTGCGCCTGACCCGCCGCTACCGCGAAGCCCGGCGCCTCGCCGACGAGCTGCGCAACGCGATGGAGACGCGCGCGGTGATCGAGCAGGCGAAGGGCATGCTGATGCTGATCCACCGGGTCAACGAGGACGCGGCGATGCAGCGGCTGATCGTGGAGTCCCAGCACACGAACATCAAGCTCCGCGACGTCGCGGCCCGCTTCACGAGGCGGATGAGCTCGGCCGACGGCGCCCCGCCGCGCCCCTGA
- a CDS encoding RICIN domain-containing protein: MNRRRLLTVLCVPIVAAGVAAAPAAAATAVTVKPDPTYRQQPFDGWGASLAWMAEATGGYPDSIRNRLADLVFGPDGLNLNIARFNVGGGNAPDVPPYLRAGGAVPGWWKAPAGTTRADKDWWTPGDPAEFDTAADPNQRWWVDKIKNRVTKWEAFSNSPPYFQTVSGYVSGGFTATDEQLRPDKIGDFTAYLAQAVRTLERAHGIKFSSVNPLNEPNTNYWKTTLGADGNPTGGRQEGAHIGPAVQAQLIPAMAAALAGSKTIVSAPDETNPDIFAADWAGWSDAARAAAGRLNVHTYGTGNRPIPRDLAKGASKPLWMSEVGGSWLDRQDFTSMDPGLGMAKQITDDLRLLEPSAWVSWQPIEDYDNMKPGGESVAGMNWGEIQVPFDCPASATPQTCLIRTNTKFDTMRNFTHYIRPGDRLVGVDDTASTAAMRGEDLATVVHTNAGTDDQDVTLDLSGFRGIRPGASVTPVVTDVTGALKRGKPVKVTSARATLRVPARSVTSFLVGGVSATAAGTGLGSGKPFAFTGVQSGKSLSAEAGALVQRTTDAAAPAQRWTLADRTGRYGNRDRFTITNAGTGQVLTTAGGAVALAPAGTCDAAAQWTLSTTGDGTWTFVNAATGQLLDVPGESREDGARIGLYRPTNGPNQRWQAVPR; encoded by the coding sequence ATGAACCGCAGGCGTTTGCTCACCGTCCTTTGTGTACCGATCGTGGCGGCCGGGGTCGCCGCCGCCCCGGCGGCCGCGGCCACCGCGGTCACCGTGAAACCCGATCCGACGTACCGGCAGCAGCCGTTCGACGGCTGGGGCGCCAGCCTGGCCTGGATGGCCGAGGCGACCGGCGGCTACCCCGACTCGATCCGGAACCGGCTGGCCGACTTGGTCTTCGGCCCCGACGGGCTGAACCTGAACATCGCCCGGTTCAACGTCGGCGGCGGCAACGCCCCCGACGTCCCGCCGTACCTGCGCGCGGGCGGCGCCGTCCCGGGCTGGTGGAAGGCGCCGGCCGGCACCACCCGCGCCGACAAGGACTGGTGGACCCCCGGTGACCCGGCCGAGTTCGACACCGCCGCCGACCCGAACCAGCGCTGGTGGGTCGACAAGATCAAGAACCGCGTCACGAAGTGGGAGGCGTTCAGCAACTCGCCGCCGTACTTCCAGACCGTCTCCGGGTACGTCTCGGGCGGCTTCACCGCCACCGACGAGCAGCTGCGCCCGGACAAGATCGGCGACTTCACCGCGTACCTGGCCCAGGCCGTGCGCACGCTGGAACGTGCGCACGGCATCAAGTTCTCGTCGGTGAATCCGCTGAACGAGCCCAACACGAACTACTGGAAGACCACCCTCGGGGCCGACGGCAACCCGACCGGCGGGCGGCAGGAAGGCGCGCACATCGGCCCGGCCGTCCAGGCGCAGCTGATCCCGGCGATGGCGGCGGCGCTGGCCGGGTCGAAGACGATCGTCTCCGCGCCCGACGAGACCAACCCGGACATCTTCGCCGCGGACTGGGCGGGCTGGTCGGACGCGGCCCGCGCGGCGGCGGGCCGGCTCAACGTGCACACCTACGGCACCGGCAACCGGCCGATCCCGCGGGACCTGGCGAAGGGCGCGTCGAAGCCGCTGTGGATGAGCGAGGTCGGCGGGAGCTGGCTGGACCGGCAGGACTTCACGTCCATGGACCCCGGGCTCGGGATGGCGAAGCAGATCACCGACGACCTGCGCCTGCTGGAGCCGAGCGCGTGGGTGAGCTGGCAGCCGATCGAGGACTACGACAACATGAAGCCCGGCGGTGAGTCCGTGGCCGGGATGAACTGGGGCGAGATCCAGGTCCCGTTCGACTGCCCGGCTTCCGCCACGCCCCAGACGTGCCTGATCAGGACCAACACGAAGTTCGACACGATGCGGAACTTCACCCACTACATCCGGCCGGGTGACCGGTTGGTGGGCGTCGACGACACCGCGTCGACGGCCGCGATGCGCGGCGAGGACCTGGCGACGGTCGTGCACACGAACGCGGGCACGGACGACCAGGACGTCACCCTCGACCTCTCCGGGTTCCGCGGCATCCGGCCGGGCGCCTCGGTGACGCCGGTCGTCACCGACGTCACCGGCGCGTTGAAGCGGGGCAAGCCGGTGAAGGTGACGTCGGCGCGTGCGACGCTGCGGGTGCCCGCGCGGTCGGTGACGAGCTTCCTGGTCGGCGGCGTCTCCGCGACGGCGGCCGGCACGGGCCTCGGTTCGGGCAAGCCGTTCGCGTTCACCGGCGTGCAGAGCGGCAAGTCGCTCTCGGCGGAAGCCGGCGCGCTGGTCCAGCGCACGACCGACGCGGCGGCGCCCGCGCAGCGCTGGACGCTCGCCGACCGCACGGGCCGCTACGGCAACCGCGACCGGTTCACCATCACCAACGCGGGCACCGGCCAGGTGCTGACCACGGCCGGCGGCGCCGTGGCGCTGGCGCCGGCGGGAACGTGCGACGCGGCCGCGCAGTGGACGCTGTCCACCACCGGCGACGGCACCTGGACGTTCGTCAACGCGGCCACCGGGCAGCTGCTCGACGTCCCCGGCGAGTCGCGCGAGGACGGCGCGCGGATCGGCCTGTACCGGCCGACCAACGGGCCCAACCAGCGCTGGCAGGCCGTACCCCGCTGA
- a CDS encoding beta-galactosidase family protein, whose amino-acid sequence MPEFAIGDTDFLLDGRPFRILSGALHYFRVHPDLWADRIDKARRMGLNTIETYVPWNAHAPEPGVFDLTGGLDLDRFLRLVAEAGMYAIVRPGPYICAEWDNGGLPAWLFRDPEVGVRRFEPRYLAAVREYLTRVYEVVVPHQVDRGGPVLLVQVENEYGAFGDDKRYLKALAEHTRAAGITVPLTTVDQPTPEMLEAGSLDGLHRTASFGSGARERLAILRAHQPTGPLMCSEFWNGWFDNWGAHHHTTPAADSAAELDALLAAGASVNLYMFHGGTNFGFTNGANDKGVYQPIVTSYDYDAPLDEAGDPTPKYHAFRDVIARYHKVPDTVPPPARPAPTPHGVLRDPVRLLDAPDRWGTWEFHEELPAFDDLTPMPRLALLRCAVDGDSPGVLTFGEVRDRATVFFDGDPVGTLSREHHDRAIALPRAAGELLVLVEDQGRVDYGPRIGEAKGIVGGAELHGEPLTGWDVLPLDLSEVPSLRPSARTAVTGPLAGPVLLRADIDVDAPADLFLDTGAWGKGLAWFNGFPLGRYWRRGPQRTLYVPRPVVRAGGNELVVLELGTMLDPAARFTPRPSLGHTEA is encoded by the coding sequence ATGCCTGAGTTCGCCATCGGGGACACCGACTTCCTGCTGGACGGCCGTCCGTTCCGGATCCTTTCCGGTGCCCTGCACTACTTCCGGGTGCACCCGGACCTGTGGGCCGACCGGATCGACAAGGCCCGGCGGATGGGCCTCAACACCATCGAAACGTACGTGCCGTGGAACGCGCACGCCCCCGAGCCCGGCGTCTTCGACCTCACCGGCGGGCTCGACCTGGACCGCTTCCTGCGGCTCGTCGCCGAAGCCGGGATGTACGCGATCGTCCGGCCCGGCCCGTACATCTGCGCCGAATGGGACAACGGCGGCCTGCCGGCCTGGCTGTTCCGCGACCCGGAGGTGGGGGTGCGGCGGTTCGAGCCGCGGTACCTCGCCGCCGTGCGCGAGTACCTCACGCGCGTCTACGAAGTCGTGGTGCCGCACCAGGTCGACCGCGGCGGGCCGGTGCTGCTGGTCCAGGTCGAGAACGAGTACGGCGCGTTCGGCGACGACAAGCGCTACCTGAAAGCGCTCGCCGAGCACACGCGCGCGGCCGGCATCACCGTGCCGCTGACCACAGTGGACCAGCCGACCCCGGAGATGCTCGAGGCGGGCAGCCTCGACGGCTTGCACCGCACCGCTTCCTTCGGCTCCGGCGCGCGGGAGCGGCTGGCGATCCTGCGGGCGCACCAGCCGACCGGGCCGCTGATGTGCAGCGAGTTCTGGAACGGCTGGTTCGACAACTGGGGCGCGCACCACCACACGACCCCGGCCGCGGACTCGGCGGCCGAGCTCGACGCGCTGCTCGCGGCCGGCGCGTCGGTCAACCTCTACATGTTCCACGGCGGCACCAACTTCGGGTTCACCAACGGCGCCAACGACAAGGGCGTCTACCAGCCGATCGTGACGTCCTACGACTACGACGCGCCGCTGGACGAAGCCGGTGACCCGACGCCGAAGTACCACGCCTTCCGCGACGTGATCGCCCGCTACCACAAGGTTCCCGACACCGTCCCGCCCCCGGCGCGCCCGGCGCCGACCCCGCACGGGGTCCTGCGCGACCCGGTGCGGCTGCTCGACGCGCCGGATCGCTGGGGCACCTGGGAGTTCCACGAGGAACTGCCCGCGTTCGACGACCTGACCCCGATGCCGCGGCTGGCGTTGCTGCGCTGCGCTGTCGACGGCGACAGCCCCGGCGTGCTGACCTTCGGCGAGGTGCGCGACCGCGCGACGGTGTTCTTCGACGGCGACCCGGTGGGCACGCTCTCGCGGGAGCACCACGACCGCGCGATCGCGCTGCCGCGGGCGGCGGGCGAGCTCCTGGTGCTGGTCGAGGACCAGGGCCGGGTCGACTACGGCCCGCGGATCGGCGAGGCGAAGGGCATCGTCGGCGGCGCCGAACTGCACGGCGAGCCGCTGACCGGCTGGGACGTGCTGCCGCTCGACCTGTCCGAGGTGCCTTCGCTGCGGCCGTCGGCGCGGACCGCGGTGACCGGCCCGCTGGCCGGACCGGTGCTGCTGCGCGCCGACATCGATGTCGACGCGCCCGCCGACCTCTTCCTCGACACCGGGGCGTGGGGCAAGGGCCTGGCCTGGTTCAACGGCTTCCCGCTCGGCCGGTACTGGCGGCGCGGGCCGCAGCGGACGTTGTACGTGCCGCGCCCGGTGGTCCGGGCCGGCGGCAACGAACTCGTCGTGCTCGAACTGGGCACGATGCTCGACCCCGCGGCCCGGTTCACGCCGCGGCCGTCGCTGGGCCACACGGAGGCCTGA
- a CDS encoding alpha-N-arabinofuranosidase, producing MTVHIEGDAGQVIGPVPRRLFGSFVEHMGRSVYTGLYEPGHSTSDDRGFRGDVLELVRELGPTVVRYPGGNFVSGYRWEDGVGPDRPARLDPAWHSVESNRFGLHEFVAWAEAAGTEVMYAVNLGTRGIQEAADVLEYCNHAGGTALSERRRANGADRPFGFKLWCLGNEMDGPWQIGHKTADEYGRLAAETARVMRMIDPGVELVVAGSSHADMPTFGDWERTVLRHTAGLADHISLHAYYQELHGDTDSYLASGAALDAYIGTVAGIIDELGLDVGISVDEWNVWDLRRWNEVDQARLAEGGWREHPRIIEDDYTVTDAVVVGSLLSSLLRNVDRVTMANQAQLVNVIAPIRTEPGGPAWRQSTFHPFQRVAALAGGASLRLAVEGPRLRTAQHGEVDLVDVAATVEESGRGAVFLTNRATASPTEVRLRLRGARFGVYAAETLTAPAGESRHAVNTAVSQPVRPVPLPGTATTSDPGGTTITATLPPLSWTVLQLSPEAGRHA from the coding sequence ATGACCGTCCACATCGAAGGCGACGCGGGCCAGGTCATCGGCCCGGTCCCGCGTCGCCTCTTCGGCTCGTTCGTCGAGCACATGGGCCGGTCCGTGTACACCGGGTTGTACGAACCCGGACACTCCACTTCGGACGATCGCGGCTTCCGCGGTGATGTCCTGGAGCTGGTCCGGGAGCTCGGGCCGACCGTCGTCCGTTACCCCGGCGGCAACTTCGTCTCCGGCTACCGCTGGGAGGACGGCGTCGGCCCGGACCGGCCCGCCCGGCTCGACCCGGCCTGGCACAGCGTGGAGTCCAACCGCTTCGGCCTGCACGAATTCGTCGCGTGGGCCGAAGCCGCGGGTACCGAGGTGATGTACGCGGTCAACCTCGGTACCCGCGGCATCCAGGAAGCCGCCGACGTCCTGGAGTACTGCAACCACGCCGGTGGCACGGCGCTGAGCGAGCGGCGGCGCGCGAACGGCGCCGACCGCCCGTTCGGCTTCAAGCTGTGGTGCCTGGGCAACGAGATGGACGGCCCGTGGCAGATCGGCCACAAGACCGCCGACGAGTACGGCCGCCTGGCCGCCGAGACCGCGCGGGTCATGCGGATGATCGACCCCGGCGTCGAACTCGTCGTCGCGGGCAGCTCCCACGCGGACATGCCGACGTTCGGCGACTGGGAGCGGACGGTGCTGCGCCACACGGCCGGGCTCGCCGACCACATCTCGCTGCACGCCTACTACCAGGAACTACACGGCGACACCGACAGCTACCTGGCCAGCGGCGCCGCGCTCGACGCCTACATCGGCACGGTGGCGGGGATCATCGACGAACTCGGGCTGGACGTCGGGATCAGCGTCGACGAGTGGAACGTCTGGGACCTGCGCCGCTGGAACGAGGTCGACCAGGCCCGGCTCGCCGAGGGCGGCTGGCGGGAGCACCCGAGGATCATCGAGGACGACTACACCGTCACCGACGCGGTCGTCGTCGGCTCGCTGCTGAGTTCGCTGCTGCGCAACGTCGACCGCGTCACGATGGCGAACCAGGCGCAGCTGGTGAACGTCATCGCGCCGATCCGCACCGAGCCCGGCGGCCCGGCCTGGCGGCAGTCGACGTTCCACCCGTTCCAGCGGGTCGCCGCGCTGGCCGGCGGGGCGAGCCTGCGCCTGGCCGTCGAAGGCCCGCGGCTGCGCACCGCGCAGCACGGCGAAGTCGACCTCGTCGACGTCGCCGCGACGGTCGAAGAATCCGGGCGGGGCGCGGTGTTCCTGACCAACCGCGCCACGGCGTCGCCGACCGAGGTCCGCCTCCGGCTCCGCGGCGCCCGGTTCGGCGTGTACGCCGCCGAAACCCTGACCGCGCCCGCCGGCGAATCCCGGCACGCCGTCAACACCGCCGTCTCGCAACCGGTCCGGCCGGTGCCGCTCCCCGGCACCGCCACGACGTCCGACCCAGGGGGGACCACCATCACCGCGACACTGCCACCCTTGTCCTGGACGGTGCTCCAGCTGAGCCCGGAGGCGGGCCGGCATGCCTGA
- a CDS encoding ABC transporter substrate-binding protein — translation MSRIRSRAKAFAAVALAAALAVGCSSGSSSGPAAATGTQDSVDAALKAGGTITYWSWTPSAKDQVAAFEKEYPNVKVNYVNAGTNKDEYTKLQNAIKAGSGAPDVAQIEYYALPQFALTDSLADLNQFGFGSFEKDYSASTWAQVKNGNGVYGLPQDSGPMALFYNKEVFDKNAIAVPKTWEEYVAAAKKLHTADPTKYITSDTGDPGFALSMIWQAGGHPFGVDGRNVKVNFADAGTKKWTAMWDQLIQGKLLAPVKEWSDDWFRALGDGTISSLVTGAWMPGNFISSVPGGSGKWAVAPMPTYDGQQAVTAENGGSTQSVLKQSKNPALAAAFVRWLNHGGGVQPFIKSGGFPSTTADLTSPAFVDQAAPYFAGQKINQVLTQASKDVAPGWTYLPYQTYANSVFSDTAGKAYLNGTGLDAGLAAWQQAIVDYGNQQGFTVSAG, via the coding sequence ATGTCACGCATCCGCAGTCGCGCCAAGGCGTTCGCCGCCGTCGCGCTGGCCGCCGCCCTGGCGGTCGGCTGCTCCTCCGGGAGCTCGTCCGGGCCCGCCGCCGCCACCGGCACCCAGGACTCCGTCGACGCCGCGCTCAAGGCGGGCGGGACGATCACCTACTGGAGCTGGACCCCCTCGGCCAAGGACCAGGTCGCCGCGTTCGAGAAGGAATACCCGAACGTCAAGGTGAACTACGTCAACGCCGGCACGAACAAGGACGAGTACACCAAGCTGCAGAACGCGATCAAGGCGGGCTCCGGCGCGCCGGACGTCGCGCAGATCGAGTACTACGCCCTCCCGCAGTTCGCGCTGACCGATTCACTGGCCGACCTCAACCAGTTCGGCTTCGGCTCGTTCGAAAAGGACTACAGCGCCTCGACGTGGGCGCAGGTGAAGAACGGCAACGGGGTCTACGGCCTGCCGCAGGACTCCGGACCGATGGCGCTGTTCTACAACAAGGAAGTCTTCGACAAGAACGCCATCGCCGTGCCGAAGACGTGGGAGGAGTACGTCGCCGCGGCGAAGAAGCTGCACACCGCCGACCCGACGAAGTACATCACCTCCGACACCGGCGACCCCGGGTTCGCGCTGAGCATGATCTGGCAGGCCGGCGGGCACCCGTTCGGCGTCGACGGCCGGAACGTGAAGGTGAACTTCGCCGACGCGGGCACCAAGAAGTGGACCGCGATGTGGGACCAGCTGATCCAGGGCAAGCTGCTCGCCCCGGTCAAGGAGTGGTCCGACGACTGGTTCCGCGCCCTCGGCGACGGCACCATCTCCTCCCTCGTCACCGGCGCCTGGATGCCGGGCAACTTCATCTCTTCGGTCCCCGGCGGCAGCGGCAAGTGGGCGGTGGCGCCGATGCCGACCTACGACGGGCAGCAGGCGGTCACCGCGGAAAACGGCGGCAGCACGCAGTCGGTGCTCAAGCAGAGCAAGAACCCGGCGCTCGCCGCGGCGTTCGTGCGCTGGCTCAACCACGGCGGCGGTGTCCAGCCGTTCATCAAGAGCGGCGGGTTCCCGTCCACGACGGCCGACCTGACCTCGCCCGCGTTCGTCGACCAGGCCGCGCCGTACTTCGCCGGCCAGAAGATCAACCAGGTGCTCACCCAGGCGTCGAAGGACGTCGCCCCGGGCTGGACCTACCTGCCGTACCAGACCTACGCCAACAGCGTGTTCAGCGACACCGCGGGCAAGGCCTACCTGAACGGCACCGGTCTCGACGCCGGGCTGGCGGCCTGGCAGCAGGCCATCGTGGACTACGGCAACCAGCAGGGCTTCACGGTCAGCGCGGGATGA